In Trifolium pratense cultivar HEN17-A07 linkage group LG7, ARS_RC_1.1, whole genome shotgun sequence, a genomic segment contains:
- the LOC123896267 gene encoding uncharacterized protein LOC123896267: protein MAHPRHGRYKCNADASFSLDRNKVGLGMCLRDDHGRFVAARTEWIEPTVDVEIGEAIGLLHAHKWVEEMQLYDTDFEMDCKKIVDSLYSKRTYLFDLGAILNDCRNILASNLVNSDVKLIRRQANEVAHRLAGAATSLASFHNFIIIPSCACCSDDNI, encoded by the exons ATGGCGCATCCCAGACATGGAAGATACAAGTGTAATGCAGATGCTTCCTTTTCGCTAGATCGCAACAAGGTGGGACTCGGTATGTGTTTAAGGGATGATCATGGTAGGTTTGTGGCTGCGAGAACAGAGTGGATAGAACCTACAGTCGACGTGGAGATTGGTGAAGCCATAGGCTTGCTGCATGCTCACAAATGGGTAGAAGAAATGCAGTTATATGACACTGACTTTGAAATGGATTGCAAAAAGATAGTCGACAGTCTTTACAGTAAAAGAACCTACCTCTTTGATCTTGGTGCTATTTTAAATGATTGTAGAAATATTCTAGCTTCTAATCTAGTGAACTCTGATGTTAAGTTGATTAGGAGACAAGCAAATGAAGTTGCTCATAGGCTTGCCGGGGCGGCTACATCTTTAGCTAGTTTCCATAATTTTATCATTATACCTTCTT GTGCATGTTGTAGTGATGATAACATTTGA
- the LOC123897270 gene encoding uncharacterized protein LOC123897270, translating into MDEEFRKIFEKFSFTDVAASEETDKKDEVAENAVTKKKAGSDSDSDDEENEQEEKDMNHRYNKTHPDIRPFSMMTRTGYMEYNPMKNRGKLPEIYARVIGQYIGDTVFLQDINENQIQVAVLKKNNSEIYLTHGWSRLRDFYNINAGAWITLLLISPFVFFIRVRYITGMEITYPHKTPPYKLMLEKPFLEATSNGPIPYFVLPKVFSQS; encoded by the exons ATGGATGaagaatttagaaaaatatttgagaagTTTAGTTTCACTGATGTCGCTGCTTCCGAG GAAACTGATAAGAAGGACGAGGTGGCAGAAAATGCAGTTACTAAAAAGAAGGCTGGTTCTGATTCTGACTCTGACGATGAAGAAAACGAGCAAGAAGAAAAAG atatgAACCATCGCTACAACAAGACACATCCTGACATTCGTCCTTTTTCCATGATGACAAGAACAGGGTATATGGAGTACAATCCCATGAAG AATCGAGGGAAACTACCAGAAATTTATGCACGTGTCATTGGTCAGTACATTGGTGATACAGTTTTCTTACAGGACATCAACGAAAATCAAATCCAAGTAGCTGTACTCAAAAAGAACAATTCAGAAATTTATTTAACTCATGGTTGGTCTCGATTGAGAGATTTCTATAACATCAATGCTGGTGCTTGGATTACTCTTTTGTTGATcagtccttttgtttttttcatcCGGGTTCGATACATTACTGGCATGGAGATCACCTATCCTCATAAAACTCCTCCATATAAGCTAATGTTGGAAAAACCTTTCCTTGAAGCAACTTCAAATGGACCTATTCCCTACTTTGTTCTCCCAAAAGTTTTTTCACAGTCTTGA